One Hordeum vulgare subsp. vulgare chromosome 4H, MorexV3_pseudomolecules_assembly, whole genome shotgun sequence DNA window includes the following coding sequences:
- the LOC123448915 gene encoding phosphoinositide phosphatase SAC8 isoform X4, producing MATDADEAPLLADEPLRPGSCSRELELREFRDRYVFRSLDGGGAFAVARSDGSLRPLSPDEAAAAGSESDCKVSKIYGVAGMIRLLAGSYVLVITSRKDAGSYGASTVYHANSMKFLCCNEAIKHLTSEEKRDEAYFMSLLRIAETTCGLYYSYDRDLTLNLQRASKLAAGRVHKPLWKQADPRFVWNRNLLEELIEAKLDEFITPLIQGSFQTEQFTLKDRLVRITLFSRRCNRRLGTRMWRRGANLEGATANFVETEQLVEYEVLTSSFIQVRGSIPLLWEQIVDLSYKPRPIIIEHEEMTKVVERHFHDLSQRYGDTMVIDLTDKQGDEGNLSNAFAAEMQNFPDIRYVHFDFHHICGGGNFDNLQVLYDEVEEVIQKQGYFLMDSKGEILLDQSGVIRSNCIDCLDRTNVTQSFFARKSLDSQLQQMGALSSAESISQSDSINDKFKKCKCGLSMVMS from the exons ATGGCGACCGACGCCGACGAGGCCCCGCTGCTCGCCGACGAGCCCCTGCGGCCGGGATCCTGCAGCCGGGAGCTGGAGCTGCGGGAGTTCCGCGACCGCTACGTCTTCCGCTCGCTCGACGGCGGCGGCGCCTTCGCCGTCGCCCGCTCCGACGGCTCCCTCCGCCCCCTCTCCCCAG ACGAAGCCGCCGCTGCCGGGAGCGAGAGCGACTGTAAGGTCTCCAAGATATACGGAGTGGCCGGTATGATCAGGTTGCTCGCCG GAAGCTACGTACTTGTCATCACTTCTCGCAAGGATGCTGGCTCTTATGGGGCTTCCACGGTTTACCATGCGAATTCGATGAAATTCTTGTGCTGCAACGAGGCTATAAAGCATTTAACTTCAGAGGAA AAACGAGATGAGGCATACTTCATGTCTCTCTTGAGAATTGCAGAAACTACTTGTGGACTTTATTATTCGTACGACAGGGATTTGACACTAAA CTTGCAGAGGGCATCAAAGCTGGCTGCAGGGAGGGTACATAAGCCACTATGGAAGCAG GCTGATCCACGGTTTGTTTGGAACAGGAATTTGTTAGAGGAGCTTATTGAAGCTAAG CTTGATGAGTTCATTACCCCACTGATCCAAGGAA GTTTTCAGACAGAGCAATTCACCTTGAAGGATAGACTAGTCAGAATAACTTTATTCTCTCGCAGATGCAACAGGCGTTTAG GGACAAGAATGTGGAGAAGGGGCGCAAATCTTGAAGGTGCCACTGCCAATTTTGTCGAGACAGAACAGCTGGTCGAGTATGAAGTTTTAACATCCTCATTTATACAG GTTCGGGGCTCTATTCCACTTCTGTGGGAGCAGATAGTGGATTTAAGCTACAAACCACGACCCATCATTATTGAACATGAAGAAATG ACGAAGGTTGTTGAACGCCACTTTCACGATCTTTCACAAAGATATGGAGATACAATGGTTATTGATCTGACTGATAAA CAAGGTGATGAAGGAAATTTAAGCAATGCATTTGCTGCTGAAATGCAGAACTTTCCTGATATCAG GTATGTGCACTTTGATTTCCATCATATTTGTGGTGGAGGGAACTTTGATAACTTGCAAGTTCTCTATGATGAAGTTGAGGAAGTTATTCAGAAACAAGG ATATTTTCTTATGGACTCTAAAGGAGAGATATTGTTGGACCAAAGTGGCGTCATCAGGTCCAACTGCATAGATTGCCTGGACCGCACAAATGTGACACAG